Below is a window of Salvelinus alpinus chromosome 5, SLU_Salpinus.1, whole genome shotgun sequence DNA.
ctactctcctctattctcctctattctattctcctctattctattctcctctattctcctctattctattctcctctattctcctctattctattctcctcttttctactctcctctattctattctcctctattctcctctattctcctctattctattctcctctattctattctcctcgattatattctcctctattctcctctattctattctcctctattctattccattttcttctattctattctcctctcctctattctcctctattctattctattctcctttgttctattctcctctattctcctctattctattctcctctattctcctctattctattctcctctattctattcCCCTCTAttttattctcctctattctattctatcctcctctactctcctttatTCTAttatcctctattctcctctattctattctcctctattctattctcctctattctcctctattctattctcctctattctcctctattctcttctcctctattctcctctattctattctattctccttTGTTCTATTCTCCTGTATTCtcttctattctcctctattctcctctcttgtcctctcctcccctgccctgccctcccctctccctctcctctactttcctctcctctgtccaccAGGTCCAGGTCAGTATAGTCCTGACATCAAGTCCAGTCCCCAGATGGCTCTGATCGTGTCCAGGGAGGATCGCTTCAAAGGCCCCAAGAACACGAACCCCGGCCCAGGCACCTATGAGGTAACTCACTATCAGACTAGCTTTTACCATGTAACATCAGTCTACCTGAGATGCTTAAACGTACATGAATTGCCCCAACATTATGAGAATATCGGTTTCAAAATCGATTCAAACACTTTATTTGTGACATTTTGAGCTTGCCTGTCTTAATAAACCAATAGAAAAGTCCCAAAATTGCTGCacattttgtatttgttttttattatggatccctacggtagctgacgtgtatagtgttgagtcatccgcatgtCATTGGCTCTCCAGGCAGACTTAAACAAACACTGAGAGTATTTGAAAATATCAAATCAAAGGGTATCTATCAAACACTCATCGTGACATTAACACAGAACAGTATTGAGCCATCCTCATCGTGACATTAACACAGAACAGTATTGAGCCGTTCTCATCGTGACATTAACACAGAACAGTATTGAGCCGTCCTCATCGTGACATTAACACAGAACAGTATTGAACCATCCTCATTGTGACATTAACACAGAACAGTATTGAGCCGTCCTCATCGTGACATTAACACAGAACAGTATTGAGCCGTCCTCATCGTGACATTAACACAGAACAGTATTGAGCCGTCCTCATCGTGACATTAACACAGAACAGTATTGAGCCATCCTCATCGTGACATTAACACAGAACAGTATTGAGCCGTCCTCATCGTGACATTAACACAGAACAGTATTGAGCCATCCTCATCGTGACATTAACACAGAACAGTATTGAGCCGTCCTCATCGTGACATTAACACAGAACAGTATTGAGCCATCCTCATCGTGACATTAACACAGAACAGTATTGAGCCATCTCTGTCGACTTGGACAACTGGAATATAACTGTTGTAGTAGCAAAGACAAATGAATGGTGTATTTCGCTTACAAAATGTAGAAAGTAATGCAAAATGTATTTCACAGGTATTTGACAAATGAGCTCTGTGATTCCGATGTGTAGGCCTGTGATTTAACGAGCATGGCAgtacactctactgtagtacccatCTTTCTGTTATTTAGAGAAATGAAAGCTTTGGGAATTACCTTGTAGTCATAAAACTTGTGAAGTGTTTGATATGATCTCCTACCTCCAGTCTTATTAGGCTATGGTGCATTAAACATTACGGTGCAGAGAAACCTTTCAAAAGTGTCCCTCGCTGTTCAATAGCTGTTCAatagctggtctggtctggtgtgtccCCCGCTGTTCAATAGCTGTTCAatagctggtctggtctggtgtgtccCCCGCTGTTCAATAGCTGTTCAatagctggtctggtctggtctggtgtgtccCCCACTGTTCAATAGCTGTTCAatagctggtctggtctggtgtgtccCCCGCTGTTCAATAGCTGTTCAATAGCTGGTCAGTAGCTGTTCAATAGCTGGTCAGTAGCTGTTCAATAGCTGTTCAATAGCTGGTCAGTAGCTGTTCAATAGCTGGTCAGTAGCTGTTCAATAGCTGTTCAATAGCTGGTCAGTAGCTGTTCAATAGCTGGTCAGTAGCTGTTCAATAGCTGGTCTGCGTCTGAAACTATGCTGTATATAGTTCACAAATTTTGACCGTAgaccttttgaccagagacctttaaaaaaaaattacccccttttctccccaattttcgtggtatccaatcgctagtaattactatcttgtctcatcactacaactcccgtacgggctcgggagagacgaaggtcgaaagccacgcgtcctccgaagcacaacccaaccaagccgcactgcttcttaacacagcgcgcctccaacccggaagccagccgcaccaatgtgtcggaggaaacaccgtgcacctggcccccttggttagcgcgcactgcgcccggcccgccacaggagtcgctggagcgcgatgagacaaggatatccctaccggccaaaccctccctaacccggacgacgctgggccaattgtgcgtcgccccacggacctcccggtcacggcaggctgcgacagagcctgggcacgaaccctgactctggtggcgcagctagcgctgcgatgcagtgccctagaccactgcgccacccgggaggcaacCAGAgaccttttgaccagagaccttttgaccagagacctttTGAGCAGAGACCTTTTGAGCAGAGACCTTTTGACAAGAGACCAGAgaccttttgaccagagaccttttgaccagagacctttTGACCACTAGAGTagagttagagtgcagtataggAGTGTGGAGTTCACTAAAATAGCCAACAGCACAAAAAGAGGAAATCGGTGGGAATTCCACATGCACTTCAAAAGGTTGACCTCCCCCCGTCCTAGTTCTGAGATCCACAAATTCACATGCTGCGATCTGTATTCACAGAGCAACTTGTGGCGGCAGCCCGATCTGTATGCCAGGAGCAACATTGGGAGAAGGAGCGGCTTGGTGCTTATTGATCTGTTTGATGTGTTTGGGAGGGTTCAGCACTAGGGTGCCCCGGGGTTGAAGTGCCCCGGGGTAGAAGTGCCCCGGGGTTGAAGTGCCCCGGGGTTGAACAGGTGATGGGATGCCCAGGGAATCACCACCACaggggtgacacacacacacacacacacacacagtctctcaaaCACAGTCTCacaaacacgaacacacacacacacagtctctcaaaCACAGACCCATTTGCTTGCTCTGTCTGTCACAATAACATACGTCCCTAGACACTTTCAAACCACGTAGTTCCACCGTGCCATTCCAACAGTGTATTGATTTACAGTTACTAGCCAATATCAGTGATATGAACTATAGTTACTAGCCAATCACAGTGATATGAACTACAGTTACTAGCCAATCACAGTGATATGAACTTCAAGGTTGTGtcctaaatggctccctattccctaaataatgtactactttagatcaggtctctggtctctggtcaaaaggtctctggtcaaaggtcaaaaggtctctggtcaaaaggtctctggtcaaaaggtctctggtcaaaaggtctctggtcaaaaggtctctggtcaaaaggtcTCTGGTCAAGGGTTCTACATGAAAAAGGTCTCTGGGAAGGGTTCTACATGAagcccaaaagggttctatctggaaccaaaaatgtttcttcaaagggttcttctatggggacagccgaagaacccttttaggttctagatagcacctttttttctaagcgaGGTTACTGAGGACTGCTGAGGTTGTTATTCAGCCTGGTGTAGTCTACCCGATGACAGGAACAAATGGTTTGTACAACCTCACTGATTCTGACTGACTACAAATTACATTTGATTAGATTAAACAACGACAAAAAATATTAGAGGAATGAGTTGTAAGAAAATGTTGTTTTGTTTAAAGAGCTGCGTGAACCACGTTATTATAGCAGTTATACCGATACGTTCAGAATTCTCTACCAGCGATAACTCCGTCTTGGCAAATTATGAAATGGGGTCAGGAGAGATATTTCAAGGTTTGAATTGTTGGCACACCTAACATTTTTATGTAGTCATATTCTGTAACACACAGGCCAGCATTTTTGTCTGAGATTGTCACTCAAACAAAAGGTCAAGTTGACCTTAAATGACCTGAGACTTTTCCCTCCACAAATCAGTGCATAAATCCATATATATTTCCTTTTTCCTCCCCCAAAAGTGTAGTGTCATCACTTTGCCCTTCCTTCCCCTTGTTGTGTTGCCCACTGTGCTTTTTTCACTGTGTTTCTCTGTAGCtgcggtctaaggaactgcatctcagtgctagatgctgtactatagaccctggttagattccaggctgtatcacaaccggccgtgattgggagtcccatatggcggtgcacaattggcccagcgtcatccggatttgaccggtgtaggccgtcattgtaaatgataatttgttcttaactgacttgcctagttaaacaaggttaaataaatacaataaaagcTAGTAGCTACATCTCTTCACTGTGTTTCTCTGTAGCTAGTAGCTACATCTCTTTACTGTGTTTCTCTGTAGCTAGTAGCTACATCTCTTTACTGTGTTTCTCTGTAGCTAGTAGCTACATCTCTTTACTGTTTCTCTGTAGCTAGTAGCTACATCTCTTCACTGTGTTTCTCTGTAGCTAGTAGCTACATCTCGTCACTGTGTTTCTCTGTAGCTAGTAGCTACATCTCTTCACTGTGTTTCTCTGTAGCTAGTAGCTACATCTCTTCACTGTGTTTCTCTGTAGCTAGTAGCTACATCTCTTCACTGTGTTTCTCTGTAGCTAGTAGCTACATCTCTTCACTGTGTTTCTCTGTAGCTAATAGCTACATCTCTTTACTGTGTTTCTCTGTAGCTAGTAGCTACATCTCTTCACTGTGTTTCTCTGTAGCTAGTAGCTACATCTCTTCACTGTGTTTCTCTGTAGCTAGTAGCTACATCTCTTTACTGTGTTTCTCTGTAGCTAGTAGCTACATCTCTTTACTGTTTCTCTGTAGCTAGTAGCTACATCTCTTCACTGTGTTTCTCTGTAGCTAGTAGCTACATCTCGTCACTGTGTTTCTCTGTAGCTAGTAGCTACATCTCTTCACTGTGTTTCTCTGTAGCTAGTAGCTACATCTCTTCACTGTGTTTCTCTGTAGCTAGTAGCTACATCTCGTCACTGTGTTTCTCTGTAGCTAGTAGCTACATCTCTTTACTGTGTTTCTCTGTAGCTAGTAGCTACATCTCTTTACTGTGTTTCTCTGTAGCTAGTAGCTACATCTCTTTACTGTTTCTCTGTAGCTAGTAGCTACATCTCTTCACTGTGTTTCTCTGTAGCTAGTAGCTACATCTCGTCACTGTGTTTCTCTGTAGCTAGTAGCTACATCTCTTCACTGTGTTTCTCTGTAGCTAGTAGCTACATCTCTTCACTGTGTTTCTCTGTAGCTAGTAGCTACATCTCTTCACTGTGTTTCTCTGTAGCTAGTAGCTACATCTCTTCACTGTGTTTCTCTGTAGCTAGTAGCTACATCTCTTCACTGTGTTTCTCTGTAGCTAGTAGCTACATCTCTTCACTGTGTTTCTCTGTAGCTAGTAGCTACATCTCTTTACTGTGTTTCtctgtagctagctactgtagtagcTACATCCGCCATGGTATTGATCACTCACCTACTGTGGAGTCAGCCCAAGGGACAGTTTCCCTCTTAACAGGGCTGCTCACCAGGAAAACATCACCCACTCACCTCTGTAAGAGGGAAACTGGGTCATCCTGAACCGCTGTAGCAAAGGAAACATGGAATTCAGTTCTCATATGGATTACAACAAGGAGTACTGACCTTTTACTCATGCTGTTGCCCTTTAGGGAGTTCCTTCCCAGGTTGTTTGAATCTTTCCCTTTGTTTTGTTGTGTTTCCCTCTCAGCTCAGCCCAGCGATCATGGACACGGTTCTGAAGGGCACGTTCAACGTAACCCTCAACAACCCGCTGAGCAACCACTACCCTGCCCCTCACCTACTGAGTGCCATGCCGCCGCCGCTCACCCACAGCAGTGTATAGAGCAGGGTCAAAGGTGAGAGGGAGGTACTGAAACAAACTGTATCTGATAGCAGTATTTTACACATGATCCATTTCAGCTTTGCATACAGTAGGTGAGAATGTGAAGTACTGGGGTAGGTTGTCAGGGTAGGTCGTCAGGGTAGGTCGTCAGGTTGTTCCATTGCCTGGGGGAGATTGTGAGGTACTAGGGTAGGATTATCAGGGTAGGTCGTCAGGTAGTTCCATTGCCTGGGGGAGATTGTGAGGTCCTGGGGTAGGTTGTCAGGGTAGGTCGTCAGGTTGTTCCATTGCCTGGGGGAGATTGTGAGGTCCTGGGGTAGGTTGGGGATTCTGGAATTCCTGTGTACCATCCTGTGTTCGTCACGTGAAGGCAGAAGAGATATCATTACATTCTGAACTGTGTCGATGAGTGTGAGGCATTGATTGAAGGATTTTGGAGCTGTTAGTTTGCTTCCAGTAATTATCTGATGAGAACAGAGCACAGTGTCTGGCCTGTGAGGCCAGGTTGTCTGTTTACCAGCAGTAACATGATTGATTTTTGTTTTCAGGGAGCTTTTTTTTGGAGGAAACCACAGACTGccctgatgtttcagcattgggaaaaacaattaaaataaataGATGTTAAACAATAAATGTTTCTTTTACATTATTTTGTAAACACACTGATAATTATTCAACAACCTTTAGAACAGGGGTAAAACTAGATTTAGCTGCAGGCCAATTTTTTTCTGAGCGGGTGGTCAGGTGGACTGAACATAATTTGGATCATTTATACACTGCAAATTGATTGCAAGTAAGCCCGAATAAGATATTGTATTTGACAATAACATGATAATTTCATACctttgattacattgagacacgctCACATCTCCCACTGGGCccaccatgtcatttcaacgtggataatttggtaatatttggttgagacgttgttCAATGAGATTAGAACCTATATTCACCCAcccaaaaagacagccaaaagttagttacatttccaatgtgttatcactatgctttcaaccatctacaagcacaaccaaattccaatggaaaaaccatgtccaacatatcaattatcaATTTGTAGACCAACtagaattaaagccagactaagtcagtatcacagatggaactatccaagcagaagatacgtatatttggttgtgttgacaaccaaacacagtTCAATACCCAGtttgtgtaacggctgtcgtcagaagaaggtgaagaccaaaatgcagcgtggtaagtggtcGTCATATTTAatagaaactgaacactaaaaggcaaaaacaacaaagtgacaaccgaaacagctccgtcaggtgcaacacacactaaacagaaattaatcacccacaacacaaaatgggaaacaggctacctaagtagggctctcaatcagagacaacgatagacagctgcctctgattgggaaccacaccaggccaaacacatagaaaaccaacaacatagaaaaaagaacatagactgcccaccctagtcacaccctggcctaaccaaaatagagaataaaaaacctctctatagccagggcgtgacagtttgtctacaaatgaataaCTGAtctgttggattcacatctcaaCCAAAAGTCACAgtttaaagaataggactaagtATAATCTAATTTAATCAAACTATAAATTCACTTTAAGTAATGTTTCATTTCAATTAGTTGTATtcttaacttagatttttggttgagattgagatgtgaatccaacatattaatgATTAACATGAAGATTACATTTGAAATTACTGTATATGTATAGTCTATTTGTAGTTGAATCCTGGGATGAATTGAAACAACAGCTGTTGATGCCTTTGTAAATATTATACAGGCCTAAATAGTATTATTGGTGATACGAGTAATAGggtagctgtagatagatcaattcTCTAGTAGTCCTGATAGTGGAAATAATGTTGTTTTAAAgctacaaattcaacatattttataaaaggtttgtctatgttgaaatttggttaatatgatgacataatcctgtgggtAAAATGTCACCCTCAAAACAAAggatgacttttttcaaatccaatgtattttccaccacaggaggttggtggcaccttaattggggaggacgggctcgtggtaatgactggagcggaatcagtggaatggtatcaaatacatccaaCACATGGTTTCCTTTTGCTCCATttgcagccattattatgaggcatcctcccctcagcagcccccaATGTTTACCACCTacattccacgtcacaatacgttgacaaattacatttaaacaatgttgattcaaccagtttatcTCTGTATTTTTTCGCGGGAATGCTCGGGAACAGATTTCATAAATGAAAATCATTTTTAGCTGGATTCAAGGTGATTTTACAGTATTTTTTTGGTCCAACAATGAAAACTAATTTCGTTTTTTATTTGGGTGGCCAAATAATAGCAAAAGGTTTTCGCCAACATCCTGCTTTGGAGGTTTCAGAGGTCTGTCTCCAACCCCTGCTTTAGAGATTTCAAGGCAAACAGATTCACTTCAAATAAAAGTCTTGTAACTTATTTACCCATTTGGAAACACTAATAAGATACTCTCGTTAATCGTGTGGTTCCGCCCCTCTCTAGGCCCTCTCTAGGCCCTCTCTAGGCCCTCTCTGGGCCCTCTCTAGGCCCTCTCTAGGCCCTCTCTAGGCCCTCTCTGGGCCCTCTCTAGGCCCTCTCTAGGCCCTCTCTGGGCCCTCTCTAGGCCCTCTCTAGGCCCTCTCTAGGCCCTCTCTGGGCCCTCTCTAGGCCCTCTCTAGGCCCTCTCTGGGCCCTCTCTAGGCCCTCTCTAGGCCCTCTCTAGGCCCTCTCTGGGCCCTCTCTAGGCCCTCTCTAGGCCCTCTCTGGGCCCTCTCTGGGCCCTCTCTAGGCCCTCTCTGGGCCCTCTCTAGGCCCTCTCTAGGCCCTCTCTGGGCCCTCTCTGGGCCCTCTCTAGGCCCTCTCTAGGTCCACATAGCACTCCACTGCATTCCAAATGGTTCCCTATCatcccaaatggtgccctattccctatagtggacTCATTTTGAACAGGGTCTAtagggctatggtcaaaagtggtgcactatgtaaggaatagtgTACTATTTGGGAAGCAGACCTTGTCTTATTCTAGGCACAGTGCCCAACACTGGATTCATGTACGTTCAGCCACCATACTTAGTCTGAATATGAAATAGTAAGTGATTCCTCAGTGCATATCCCAAAGCTCATCTTACCTTGGGTATTATGATAGTAAAATATAGATGGGTGTCTGAGCTCCCTGCTCATTATTGATGTTGAAACGATTGATATCCACATCCAGGATATCATGTCCAAATTGTACTGTATGTCTATTTTGTTTgctaataaaaacatgttttatttttttcctgTCCTTAGTTTTCATCCTATCAATGTTGTACTGTACGAGAATGCCAAGGGGGACGTTGCCCTTTCAAATAGTCACGACTACCCTTCAGGAGATCCTGATCCACAGACAGAATACTCCCTCTCACAGAGAAGAGATTTATCCCccgttcctctctttctccagatgACAGTAGATAAATCACATGCTTGTTTGCACTGATGCTTTGATTAGTCAACGCAGGGCCATACACTCACAGTATGAAGGGGAAAGGAAGTGtggggtggtgtggtggggtgtggtgtggtggtgtggagcGGTGTGGGGTGGGGGATGTGGGATGGTGTTGGGTGGGGGATGTGGGATGGTGTTGGGCGGTGTGGTGCAGGgtggggtggtgtggtgtggggtggggtggggtggggaggtATGGGGGCCGTGGCCTGAGAAGCAGCTTGTGCCTCCTGATAAAcattgtatcccaaatggcaccctatgacctacttagtgcgctacttttgaccagggtccatgggGTGTAATTTGGAACACAACCAATGCAAAGTGCCATTGTCAGTTACAGGGTTCTCTAGCTGCCTTCAACACACTCTGTCTCCATGCGCTTCCACAGGACAGGTTCACAATAGATCCACTGCCCATCCTCATCCCACAGGACAGGTTCACAATAGATCCACTACCCATCCTCATCCCACAGGACAGGTTCACAATAGATCCACTACCCATCATCATCCCACAGGACAGGTTCACAATAGATCCACTGCCCATCCTCATCCCGCAGGACAGGTTCACAATAGATCCACTACCCATCCTCATCCCGCAGGACAGGTTAACAATAGATCCACTACCCATCCTCATCCCACAGGACAGGTTCACAATAGATCCACTGCTCATCCTCATCCCACAGGACAGGTTCACAATAGATCCACTTCCCATCCTCATCCCAAGGGACAGGTTCACAATAGATCCACTGCTCATCCTCATCCCACAGGACAGGTTCACAATAGATCCACTACCCATCCTCATCCCACAGGACAGGTTCACAATAGATCCACTACCCATCCTCATCCCGCAGGACAGGTTCACAATAGATCCACTACCCATCCTCATCCCACAGGACAGGTTCACAATAGATCCACTGCTCATCCTAATCCCACAGGACAGGTTCACAATAGATCCACTACCCATCCTCATCCCAAGGGACAGGTTCACAATAGATCCACTGCCCATCCTCATCCCACAGGACAGGTTCACAATAGATCCACTACCCATCCTCATCCCACAGGACAGGTTCACAATAGATCCACTACCCATCATCATCCCACAGGACAGGTTCACAATAGATCCACTGCCCATCCTCATCCCGCAGGACAGGTTCACAATAGATCCACTACCCATCCTCATCCCGCAGGACAGGTTAACAATAGATCCACTACCCATCCTCATCCCACAGGACAGGTTCACAATAGATCCACTGCTCATCCTCATCCCACAGGACAGGTTCACAATAGATCCACTTCCCATCCTCATCCCAAGGGACAGGTTCACAATAGATCCACTGCTCATCCTCATCCCACAGGACAGGTTCACAATAGATCCACTACCCATCCTCATCCCACAGGACAGGTTCACAATAGATCCACTACCCATCCTCATCCCGCAGGACAGGTTCACAATAGATCCACTACCCATCCTCATCCCACAGGACAGGTTCACAATAGATCCACTGCTCATCCTAATCCCACAGGACAGGTTCACAATAGATCCA
It encodes the following:
- the LOC139575366 gene encoding putative per-hexamer repeat protein 5; translated protein: MGSGSIVNLSCGMRMGSGSIVNLSCGMRMGSGSIVNLSLGMRMGSGSIVNLSCGIRMSSGSIVNLSCGMRMGSGSIVNLSCGMRMGSGSIVNLSCGMRMGSGSIVNLSCGMRMSSGSIVNLSLGMRMGSGSIVNLSCGMRMSSGSIVNLSCGMRMGSGSIVNLSCGMRMGSGSIVNLSCGMRMGSGSIVNLSCGMMMGSGSIVNLSCGMRMGSGSIVNLSCGMRMGSGSIVNLSLGMRMGSGSIVNLSCGIRMSSGSIVNLSCGMRMGSGSIVNLSCGMRMGSGSIVNLSCGMRMGSGSIVNLSCGMRMSSGSIVNLSLGMRMGSGSIVNLSCGMRMSSGSIVNLSCGMRMGSGSIVNLSCGMRMGSGSIVNLSCGMRMGSGSIVNLSCGMMMGSGSIVNLSCGMRMGSGSIVNLSCGMRMGSGSIVNLSLGMRMGSGSIVNLSCGIRMSSGSIVNLSCGMRMGSGSIVNLSCGMRMGSGSIVNLSCGMRMGSGSIVNLSCGMRMSSGSIVNLSLGMRMGSGSIVNLSCGMRMSSGSIVNLSCGMRMGSGSIVNLSCGMRMGSGSIVNLSCGMRMGSGSIVNLSCGMMMGSGSIVNLSCGMRMGSGSIVNLSCGMRMGSGSIVNLSCGSAWRQSVLKAAREPCN